A region of Silurus meridionalis isolate SWU-2019-XX chromosome 17, ASM1480568v1, whole genome shotgun sequence DNA encodes the following proteins:
- the mpeg1.1 gene encoding macrophage expressed 1, tandem duplicate 1 yields the protein MGSKCLCLLAIFAVINKANSHPLIRSSNGLSKCRKNLSAPALEVLPGGGWDNLRNIDMGRVMNLSYSQCQTSEDGIYIIPDETFVIPQKVSSVEMNSEIISSWTEQKSSTSRSINVEASFFKVVNGKFSTENKRIKTHQVKDNSVTARVQVRNHLYTVKAFPDFTLDVRFARQAEEIADAIENNQTRMVSYLSEKMVLDYGTHVITSVDAGATLMEEDYLKSSYVSDAQSSQSSVTASAGANFFDKVSFNIGSKVSQETSETKAYKGNITYSITLSHGGALFYPGITLQKWQESTLNNLIAIDRSGLPLHFFLNPSTFPDLPVPTVNKLALSVRKAIERYYKINTYPGCVNPDSKNFNFQANVDDASCEGPSTNLSFGGVFQHCTPQTSDGDAICQELAVKNPATGDYSCKQPYAATLLRSEVQERPYNKMECHQKCHSCWLFLTCCKEVCGNVYYVRRAQVETYWCSTNEKAPEFSGYLFGGLFGTTLQNPLTKSMSCPPNFFALKFLSNGIMICLSNDYEAATRFSVPFGGFFSCQSTNMLAGGQSRCPPQFSQHLAAISDGCQVLYCVQSGIFTGGELLPIHLPPFTRPPVISMVATNTVAVMTEGDRAWVRIKDTKMWKVAKPEDIAKMSQMFEDDASQSQRKTIGIAFGVLALVALVVAVALLARKRKKGFLYRRGGGYEEIQSEGLCVTTVESQQDQHSENVIDDHTQKVLE from the exons ATGGGCTCTAAATGCCTTTGTCTTTTGGCTatctttgctgttataaacaAAGCTAATTCTCATCCACTTATTCGTTCAAGCAATGGACTTAGCAAGTGCCGTAAAAACCTTAGTGCACCAGCACTGGAGGTTCTCCCAGGTGGAGGCTGGGACAACCTGCGTAACATAGATATGGGTCGAGTGATGAACCTAAGCTATTCACAATGTCAGACCTCAGAAGACGGCATCTACATCATTCCAGATGAGACATTTGTCATTCCGCAGAAGGTGAGCTCAGTAGAGATGAACTCTGAGATCATCAGCTCATGGACTGAACAGAAAAGCTCTACTTCGAGGTCAATCAATGTTGAGGCTTCCTTTTTCAAAGTGGTGAATGGAAAGTTTTCTACTGAGAACAAACGCATAAAAACCCACCAAGTGAAGGATAATTCAGTCACAGCTCGTGTACAG gTGCGTAACCATCTGTACACAGTAAAGGCATTTCCTGATTTCACATTGGATGTTCGTTTTGCTCGACAGGCAGAGGAAATTGCTGATGCCATTGAGAACAACCAAACTCGCATGGTATCCTATCTGTCTGAAAAGATGGTGCTTGATTATGGTACACATGTTATCACAAGTGTGGATGCTGGTGCTACTTTGATGGAGGAGGACTATTTAAAATCATCGTATGTCTCTGACGCACAGTCCTCTCAGTCCTCTGTCACAGCATCAGCTGGTGCCAACTTTTTTGACAAAGTTTCATTTAATATTGGCAGTAAGGTGTCACAAGAAACATCTGAAACCAAGGCCTACAAAGGAAATATTACATACTCTATAACACTGAGTCATGGTGGGGCTTTGTTTTATCCTGGCATCACTCTCCAAAAATGGCAGGAGAGCacattaaacaatttaattgcTATTGACCGTAGTGGATTACcactacatttttttctcaaccCATCAACATTTCCAGACCTCCCAGTTCCAACTGTAAATAAATTAGCTCTGTCTGTGCGTAAGGCCATCGAACGTTACTACAAAATTAACACCTATCCAGGGTGTGTCAATCCAGACTCCAAAAATTTCAACTTTCAAGCAAATGTGGATGATGCATCCTGTGAAGGTCCAAGCACCAACCTTAGCTTTGGTGGTGTTTTCCAACACTGTACTCCACAGACATCAGATGGAGATGCAATTTGTCAGGAACTTGCTGTGAAAAACCCAGCCACTGGCGATTATAGCTGTAAACAGCCATACGCTGCTACATTGTTGCGCTCTGAAGTGCAGGAAAGGCCATATAATAAGATGGAGTGCCACCAGAAATGCCATTCATGCTGGTTGTTTCTCACATGTTGCAAAGAGGTATGTGGAAATGTGTATTATGTTCGACGTGCACAGGTTGAAACATATTGGTGTTCCACTAATGAGAAAGCTCCAGAATTCTCTGGATATCTATTTGGTGGTCTATTTGGCACAACTTTACAAAATCCATTAACCAAATCTATGTCCTGTCCTCCAAATTTCTTTGCTCTAAAATTTTTATCCAATGGTATTATGATCTGTCTAAGCAATGACTATGAGGCAGCAACAAGATTTTCTGTGCCATTTGGAGGTTTCTTTAGCTGCCAGTCTACCAATATGCTTGCAGGGGGACAATCCCGCTGCCCACCACAGTTCAGCCAGCATCTTGCTGCCATAAGTGATGGATGTCAGGTGCTGTACTGTGTTCAGTCAGGCATTTTCACTGGAGGTGAGTTACTTCCCATCCACCTCCCACCCTTCACAAGACCACCTGTGATCAGTATGGTAGCCACAAACACTGTGGCTGTAATGACTGAAGGAGACCGGGCCTGGGTCAGAATCAAAGACACAAAGATGTGGAAGGTGGCCAAACCTGAGGACATTGCAAAAATGTCCCAAATGTTTGAGGATGATGCCTCTCAatcacaaagaaaaacaattggCATAGCATTTGGTGTTCTAGCATTGGTAGCTCTTGTGGTGGCAGTAGCATTGTTAGCGAGAAAGCGGAAGAAGGGTTTTCTTTATAGAAGAGGTGGAGGCTATGAGGAAATTCAAAGTGAAGGATTGTGTGTGACCACTGTAGAAAGCCAGCAAGATCAACATTCTGAGAATGTGATTGATGATCATACTCAAAAGGTCTTGGAATAG
- the prf1.5 gene encoding perforin 1.5 isoform X2, whose translation MSHHKCTGFNLLLCISTILTLCYESSACRQGTKTECEKASFVPGYNLAGEGFDVVTLRRKGAYLINVKSHRSDNCTVCRNRFQGGQVQKLPLAIVDWRPFSRCNKQLSSALHHSVSSLIKSSTSLINNNWEMDLSLEDVSKVVIGGSNSDIAKFAQSQHTMDKATFALHEISCTYYRCSTGFWSVLMDIYVHQPQGYYKSYRVMDQPELSAEFTKHLLQLPRHYSMKTKSQYRRTIDTYGTHYIRHVHLGGRVRQVTAFRTCLATLKGFVESDIKNCLNFELKIALGFLPANASLSNKCSNILRDNMSMGFYQGFLTQKLEVLGGESYFPDLVFRQSPAEAYASWMNSLRENPDIISYAIFPLHHLVADPELSSNLRRAVTEYIEENMLPSDQNQNHECTSTPNLDHNCCPLRAGHGTLTVLVQRATGLKADLFTKTDGYVKVWYNNMYEETEIVMDDNNPEWNISYNFGSIEFGHELIFEVWDIDVLYNDMVGSCVVYPENGIHSHSCRLKKGVFYFTYSAQCDAHLAGHRCGRYSPKA comes from the exons ATGAGTCACCATAAATGCACTGGTTTCAACTTATTACTCTGTATCAGCACAATTCTGACCCTCTGTTATGAAAGCTCAGCCTGCCGCCAGGGAACAAAGACAGAATGTGAGAAAGCATCGTTTGTGCCTGGCTACAACCTTGCAGGAGAAGGATTTGACGTAGTCACCTTGCGACGCAAAGGTGCCTATTTGATAAATGTCAAATCACACAGGTCTGACAACTGTACAGTGTGCAGGAACCGCTTCCAAGGAGGACAGGTGCAGAAACTTCCATTGGCCATTGTGGACTGGCGTCCTTTCAGCCGTTGCAACAAACAACTGTCAAGTGCTCTTCACCATTCCGTTAGTTCACTTATCAAAAGCTCCACATCACTAATCAACAATAACTGGGAGATGGACCTTAGCCTTGAGGATGTGAGCAAGGTTGTTATAGGAGGGAGCAACTCGGATATAGCCAAGTTTGCCCAATCGCAGCACACAATGGACAAGGCGACCTTTGCTCTCCATGAAATCAGCTGCACATATTACAG atgttccactggattttggagtgtgcttatggatatttatgttcatcagccacaagggtattacaaAAG ctacaGAGTAATGGACCAGCCAGAACTCAGTGCGgaatttacaaaacatttacttcAACTACCCAGACATTACAGTATGAAAACAAAATCCCAGTATCGAAGGACTATTGATACATATGGCACCCATTACATCCGTCATGTCCATTTAGGAGGACGTGTGAGACAAGTCACAGCCTTCCGAACCTGCCTTGCAACCTTAAAGGGCTTTGTGGAATCTGATATAAAAAACTGTTTGAACTTTGAGCTTAAAATAGCTTTAGGATTTCTGCCTGCAAACGCATCACTTTCGAATAAATGCTCCAATATTCTCAGGGATAACATGAGCATGGGCTTCTATCAGGGTTTCTTGACGCaaaagttggaggtcctgggtgGCGAAAGTTATTTTCCAGACCTTGTGTTTCGTCAAAGTCCAGCCGAAGCTTATGCAAGCTGGATGAACAGCTTGCGTGAGAACCCAGACATAATTTCATATGCAATTTTTCCTCTCCATCACCTGGTAGCTGACCCAGAGCTGAGCTCCAATCTGAGGAGAGCTGTCACTGAGTACATTGAAGAGAACATGCTTCCTTCAGATCAGAATCAAAACCATGAATGCACCTCCACACCAAACTTGGACCACAACTGCTGTCCTCTGCGAGCTGGTCATGGCACCCTGACAGTGCTGGTGCAGCGGGCCACAGGTCTAAAAGCAGACTTGTTCACCAAGACAGATGGGTATGTCAAAGTGTGGTACAATAACATGTATGAGGAAACGGAAATAGTGATGGATGATAACAACCCAGAGTGGAACATTAGTTACAATTTTGGTTCAATAGAATTTGGTCATGAGTTAATATTCGAGGTGTGGGACATTGATGTGCTGTATAATGACATGGTAGGAAGTTGTGTTGTCTATCCTGAAAATGGAATTCATTCACATAGTTGTAGATTAAAGAAAGGAgtcttttattttacttacagTGCCCAGTGTGATGCTCACCTGGCTGGCCATAGGTGTGGACGATATTCCCCAAAAGCTTAA
- the prf1.5 gene encoding perforin 1.5 isoform X3 — translation MPLRGRLFNWIIARTVRPNKAAMSHHKCTGFNLLLCISTILTLCYESSACRQGTKTECEKASFVPGYNLAGEGFDVVTLRRKGAYLINVKSHRSDNCTVCRNRFQGGQVQKLPLAIVDWRPFSRCNKQLSSALHHSVSSLIKSSTSLINNNWEMDLSLEDVSKVVIGGSNSDIAKFAQSQHTMDKATFALHEISCTYYSYRVMDQPELSAEFTKHLLQLPRHYSMKTKSQYRRTIDTYGTHYIRHVHLGGRVRQVTAFRTCLATLKGFVESDIKNCLNFELKIALGFLPANASLSNKCSNILRDNMSMGFYQGFLTQKLEVLGGESYFPDLVFRQSPAEAYASWMNSLRENPDIISYAIFPLHHLVADPELSSNLRRAVTEYIEENMLPSDQNQNHECTSTPNLDHNCCPLRAGHGTLTVLVQRATGLKADLFTKTDGYVKVWYNNMYEETEIVMDDNNPEWNISYNFGSIEFGHELIFEVWDIDVLYNDMVGSCVVYPENGIHSHSCRLKKGVFYFTYSAQCDAHLAGHRCGRYSPKA, via the exons ATGCCTCTCAGAGGGAGACTTTTCAACTGGATCATAGCTCGAACCGTAAGACCAAACA AAGCAGCTATGAGTCACCATAAATGCACTGGTTTCAACTTATTACTCTGTATCAGCACAATTCTGACCCTCTGTTATGAAAGCTCAGCCTGCCGCCAGGGAACAAAGACAGAATGTGAGAAAGCATCGTTTGTGCCTGGCTACAACCTTGCAGGAGAAGGATTTGACGTAGTCACCTTGCGACGCAAAGGTGCCTATTTGATAAATGTCAAATCACACAGGTCTGACAACTGTACAGTGTGCAGGAACCGCTTCCAAGGAGGACAGGTGCAGAAACTTCCATTGGCCATTGTGGACTGGCGTCCTTTCAGCCGTTGCAACAAACAACTGTCAAGTGCTCTTCACCATTCCGTTAGTTCACTTATCAAAAGCTCCACATCACTAATCAACAATAACTGGGAGATGGACCTTAGCCTTGAGGATGTGAGCAAGGTTGTTATAGGAGGGAGCAACTCGGATATAGCCAAGTTTGCCCAATCGCAGCACACAATGGACAAGGCGACCTTTGCTCTCCATGAAATCAGCTGCACATATTACAG ctacaGAGTAATGGACCAGCCAGAACTCAGTGCGgaatttacaaaacatttacttcAACTACCCAGACATTACAGTATGAAAACAAAATCCCAGTATCGAAGGACTATTGATACATATGGCACCCATTACATCCGTCATGTCCATTTAGGAGGACGTGTGAGACAAGTCACAGCCTTCCGAACCTGCCTTGCAACCTTAAAGGGCTTTGTGGAATCTGATATAAAAAACTGTTTGAACTTTGAGCTTAAAATAGCTTTAGGATTTCTGCCTGCAAACGCATCACTTTCGAATAAATGCTCCAATATTCTCAGGGATAACATGAGCATGGGCTTCTATCAGGGTTTCTTGACGCaaaagttggaggtcctgggtgGCGAAAGTTATTTTCCAGACCTTGTGTTTCGTCAAAGTCCAGCCGAAGCTTATGCAAGCTGGATGAACAGCTTGCGTGAGAACCCAGACATAATTTCATATGCAATTTTTCCTCTCCATCACCTGGTAGCTGACCCAGAGCTGAGCTCCAATCTGAGGAGAGCTGTCACTGAGTACATTGAAGAGAACATGCTTCCTTCAGATCAGAATCAAAACCATGAATGCACCTCCACACCAAACTTGGACCACAACTGCTGTCCTCTGCGAGCTGGTCATGGCACCCTGACAGTGCTGGTGCAGCGGGCCACAGGTCTAAAAGCAGACTTGTTCACCAAGACAGATGGGTATGTCAAAGTGTGGTACAATAACATGTATGAGGAAACGGAAATAGTGATGGATGATAACAACCCAGAGTGGAACATTAGTTACAATTTTGGTTCAATAGAATTTGGTCATGAGTTAATATTCGAGGTGTGGGACATTGATGTGCTGTATAATGACATGGTAGGAAGTTGTGTTGTCTATCCTGAAAATGGAATTCATTCACATAGTTGTAGATTAAAGAAAGGAgtcttttattttacttacagTGCCCAGTGTGATGCTCACCTGGCTGGCCATAGGTGTGGACGATATTCCCCAAAAGCTTAA
- the prf1.5 gene encoding perforin 1.5 isoform X1: MPLRGRLFNWIIARTVRPNKAAMSHHKCTGFNLLLCISTILTLCYESSACRQGTKTECEKASFVPGYNLAGEGFDVVTLRRKGAYLINVKSHRSDNCTVCRNRFQGGQVQKLPLAIVDWRPFSRCNKQLSSALHHSVSSLIKSSTSLINNNWEMDLSLEDVSKVVIGGSNSDIAKFAQSQHTMDKATFALHEISCTYYRCSTGFWSVLMDIYVHQPQGYYKSYRVMDQPELSAEFTKHLLQLPRHYSMKTKSQYRRTIDTYGTHYIRHVHLGGRVRQVTAFRTCLATLKGFVESDIKNCLNFELKIALGFLPANASLSNKCSNILRDNMSMGFYQGFLTQKLEVLGGESYFPDLVFRQSPAEAYASWMNSLRENPDIISYAIFPLHHLVADPELSSNLRRAVTEYIEENMLPSDQNQNHECTSTPNLDHNCCPLRAGHGTLTVLVQRATGLKADLFTKTDGYVKVWYNNMYEETEIVMDDNNPEWNISYNFGSIEFGHELIFEVWDIDVLYNDMVGSCVVYPENGIHSHSCRLKKGVFYFTYSAQCDAHLAGHRCGRYSPKA, from the exons ATGCCTCTCAGAGGGAGACTTTTCAACTGGATCATAGCTCGAACCGTAAGACCAAACA AAGCAGCTATGAGTCACCATAAATGCACTGGTTTCAACTTATTACTCTGTATCAGCACAATTCTGACCCTCTGTTATGAAAGCTCAGCCTGCCGCCAGGGAACAAAGACAGAATGTGAGAAAGCATCGTTTGTGCCTGGCTACAACCTTGCAGGAGAAGGATTTGACGTAGTCACCTTGCGACGCAAAGGTGCCTATTTGATAAATGTCAAATCACACAGGTCTGACAACTGTACAGTGTGCAGGAACCGCTTCCAAGGAGGACAGGTGCAGAAACTTCCATTGGCCATTGTGGACTGGCGTCCTTTCAGCCGTTGCAACAAACAACTGTCAAGTGCTCTTCACCATTCCGTTAGTTCACTTATCAAAAGCTCCACATCACTAATCAACAATAACTGGGAGATGGACCTTAGCCTTGAGGATGTGAGCAAGGTTGTTATAGGAGGGAGCAACTCGGATATAGCCAAGTTTGCCCAATCGCAGCACACAATGGACAAGGCGACCTTTGCTCTCCATGAAATCAGCTGCACATATTACAG atgttccactggattttggagtgtgcttatggatatttatgttcatcagccacaagggtattacaaAAG ctacaGAGTAATGGACCAGCCAGAACTCAGTGCGgaatttacaaaacatttacttcAACTACCCAGACATTACAGTATGAAAACAAAATCCCAGTATCGAAGGACTATTGATACATATGGCACCCATTACATCCGTCATGTCCATTTAGGAGGACGTGTGAGACAAGTCACAGCCTTCCGAACCTGCCTTGCAACCTTAAAGGGCTTTGTGGAATCTGATATAAAAAACTGTTTGAACTTTGAGCTTAAAATAGCTTTAGGATTTCTGCCTGCAAACGCATCACTTTCGAATAAATGCTCCAATATTCTCAGGGATAACATGAGCATGGGCTTCTATCAGGGTTTCTTGACGCaaaagttggaggtcctgggtgGCGAAAGTTATTTTCCAGACCTTGTGTTTCGTCAAAGTCCAGCCGAAGCTTATGCAAGCTGGATGAACAGCTTGCGTGAGAACCCAGACATAATTTCATATGCAATTTTTCCTCTCCATCACCTGGTAGCTGACCCAGAGCTGAGCTCCAATCTGAGGAGAGCTGTCACTGAGTACATTGAAGAGAACATGCTTCCTTCAGATCAGAATCAAAACCATGAATGCACCTCCACACCAAACTTGGACCACAACTGCTGTCCTCTGCGAGCTGGTCATGGCACCCTGACAGTGCTGGTGCAGCGGGCCACAGGTCTAAAAGCAGACTTGTTCACCAAGACAGATGGGTATGTCAAAGTGTGGTACAATAACATGTATGAGGAAACGGAAATAGTGATGGATGATAACAACCCAGAGTGGAACATTAGTTACAATTTTGGTTCAATAGAATTTGGTCATGAGTTAATATTCGAGGTGTGGGACATTGATGTGCTGTATAATGACATGGTAGGAAGTTGTGTTGTCTATCCTGAAAATGGAATTCATTCACATAGTTGTAGATTAAAGAAAGGAgtcttttattttacttacagTGCCCAGTGTGATGCTCACCTGGCTGGCCATAGGTGTGGACGATATTCCCCAAAAGCTTAA